Genomic segment of Molothrus aeneus isolate 106 chromosome 3, BPBGC_Maene_1.0, whole genome shotgun sequence:
GTGGCAAATGCCTTTTTTGCCCACCCTAGCTATATGATAAAAATCAAAAGACAGTGTTCTGAATTTTTGAAGTTTTAAAACAGTTTCCAAACTTTGACTTTGGAATCAGATCAAAGTTCTGAACATGGCAAAGCAATCCTACCAAGAGTGCTCATTGGGTGTTATCTTCCAAAAGCAGTAAAATAGCTCATGTCTGTTTTCTGTTACAATGATTTCACTAAATATCTGACATTCACTGCTGACATTGAACTagtgagggatttttttctctgttttccctcAAATTGAAGTTTCTTGTGAAATGATGAGGAACATTTCAGAGTTGTGACAGAAATATTAATAACTCTACTTTGTCcaattttaaatatgtttgaATATAGAGCACTTCAGCATATAAAACAGGAACATAAGTGCTAGTGTCGGAGAACTCTTTAGCATGCACTGCTGAATATACAAATGCACACGTTTCAAAACCACACAGACATGAAAATTTGCAATTGAGAAGCTAAAGGAGTTCaataaaaagacagaaaaaattctttatgtCTAATGGCAAAGTACCCTGATGCTGCTATTTTAGGCAAGAAAATTAATGATAATTTTTTACAAAGGAAGCACTTCTTCTCTGTACTTTAGAACTGATTAGTAAATGGATATGCAGAAAGCTGTCTATGGAATTAGAGAAATATGAATCTGTGCACTTCAATCTATTTTATACATGTTCTGCACGACCTCAACAAAACTAGATCTAATGCTCCCTCAGCTCCATTGAACTAATTAAGCTAGGTCATTATATTAATAATGGGTTGCCCTTCTGTCTGCATTTATGGCACTTAGCAAGTCAGTGTGAGTATGAACACTTATCTCACAAAGGAGAGAGCTCCTGACAATGAATTAGATTAATCCATCAAGAGAATTAATGTGACTTGATTACTGTTGATACCTGAAGAAGCTGGCATACACAAACAAGTATCTGCAGCTGTAGGAAGCAAGCAACAACACTGCACACAACTGGGCAAGGCCCCGAGCCTGTACTATTGAGCAAGGAGGTGGCTGACACCAAGACTGATGTGGCACATGCAAAGGGTGCCACAGGACATAAATGTTGCTATCAATGCTTTGGTTAACTCAGCTGGGTTGGTATTTTGCCACAAATCGTTCTAATGCTGTCTGTCATGTAAAAATACCTAATCTAACTAGTTTtcacttctcttcctttcttaaGGGGCATGAAAGAGTGaacatatttgaaaattaattagcAAAAACTCTGCAGTCACCACCTCAAAAGTATAAAATCAAGGGCATTTTGGGCATGGCTTTGCCAGCTTTCTTGTTCTGTCAATTTTTTCACCTCCTTCAGTTCACTTGCTGATAGAGTGCCATAGACAAAGTGCCTAATGGCTTGGAACCTTAGCTCCTTAAGCTTATGATACTTGGCTGAGAACAGAATACAATGATTCTTCTCTgtcataaatattaaaatataacaaaaagTTGATTTCTGggatagaagaaaaggtttcaaaatCGCTGAAGTGgaaatttataaagaaaaaaggttctCTTCTTGGCAGAGAGAAATACGCATGTGAACTGCTTTATATTATGATTTAGTATgaaacaagttaaaaaaaaattaagtttttaaagTGATCTTAATGCTGCCTCCTAGAAGTTGATGGGCAGTTCCAGAACTTCCTTCATAAAGAATGCAGCTTTAGAGATCTATCAATAGCACCCAACATTTTTGATTCATCATTCATCATTGTTCTGTGGCACAAGCAAAGAAATACTCAACTCGTAGTCTCACATCTACAAACCCACTATATTCAATCTGTTTTTCTCATAAATAGGGGAAGGCATGAAGTGATTCAAGTCCCACAGAAGTGTTCTTCAGCCTGTCCatgtcccctctgccctcctAACCACAGGCTGAGGATCCAAAGATTAAGCTTGGTGAACTGCCAAGATCTTCTGCAGGCACTGGAGTAGGGAACAAATTGTTCATATGGTttgttaaacaaacaaaatgaaatgtctATACAATTAAGCTGTTTGTTTCAAACAGGATATATTGAAGTAATTCAAGACTTTATGGATACAAATTTGTTTAGGTATTTATCCACAGTGTAATGCTCATTTAGAGATTAAGTTACTGGAGTGCTCTTGAGCTTCAAAGGCATAATTCATGGCACTCTTCTATGTTTCCTAACAACACATGGCAGTATAGGCAGCCCTATAAAATAGCCATAAAATACCTACTTGGATGCATAATAGCAAATACATACTAAACCCAGTAAATCTTGAGTAAACTCTGACAACATAGGAATCACTGGATGCAGCTTGCAAAGttgatattttatatattattcacaTAAAACTATTACTTTGACTAATGAGGTCTATAGAACAAGGAGCTCTTTCcatgaagaagaggaaggaaaaaaaaagggggagtaaaataaaataaaataaataaaaataaaataaaataaaataatgtcctgtgcagggtatcttaaaacatttttgactgttatttcaaaatcaaatttccacaaataaagagaaaaattttattCATTGCGGCACTCTCTGCAAAGTCGGAAGGTTAAAAGAAAGTCATTTTGTAACCAAGCATAAAATAGgcatttgaaaaattatttagctgggaaaaacacaattttttccaCATTAAGATAACTTAAGAACACCCAAATTGATTTTTATTAGACTTCTCATATTCACTTCTGAGCTGACACATGCATGAGACATTCAGCCCCAAAGGTCACTTCTGAGAAGGCTATAAGTAACTGgaaacagcactgcaggatgaAATGATGGCTCATTGCTGACTATTACTGCTGGAGAGTGATAGATATTTTACTCCTGAGGCTAAGAGACAGattctgtaaataaatttttatttcttggcaGTGCCGATAGCTGGAACATGATGTGATAGAGCTGGTTTTCCCAATGTTATTATTTGACTTAAAGAGACTGCAGGATGGATGCTGGCAAGGCCCCTGGGCCTATGTTGGAGGGAGCCCACCCCAAGCTTTTCTCCAGGGCCATCAGAGAGGGGCACAGGGTgagccctggctccaggcacCACATGGTGAGGAGCAAAGCCCAGTGTGGTGCTCTCCTCCtcgctgccctgccccagctgctcagcGCTCTGCTAAAACCTCTGCTCGAAAACCCAATGCAAATGGCACTGGTCAGCTGTGAGCACCTCGTTCCCCCTTCCCAGGCTTTGGTCACTGCATGCTTTATTctctccatcccatcccctcttCTTTTTGGTGCCAACATTAGTCACTGAGGTTGTTCAACCCAGAGAAGAGCTGGCTTGcgggaggctgtagccaggtaaGCATCAgcttcttctcccaggcaaccagcgacagggcaggagggcacagcctcaggctgcgccagaggaggtttaggttggctgggaggaggaatttcttcacaaagGGTCTGATTAGACGCTGGAAtggcctgcccagggaggtggtgaagTCACCATCTCTagaggtgttcaagaaatggCTGGACGTGGCATTTAATGCCATCATCTATTTGATTTGGTGTTCGGTCAAGGGTGGACTCTAATTCAGAcgctttttccaaaataataattgTGTGAAAACAAAACACGAGGGGTCTCTGGTGAATTACAGCTTTTCTCTAGAGAGACCCGCCGGCTCTGCTGCCCATCCCGGACGGCGAGGAGGGGCTGACCGGCTGCCTGCGGCTCCCCACGGTGGCACCGACCCCAGCCCCTTTCGCAGCGCCCCGTTCCGCGGCCCCGCCTCTCCCGGGCCGTCACGGGCCTGGCGCAGGCGCGGCTCGGCCATGGCGGCCACCGTGGAGCGGCGCCTCGCCGAGTTCCGTGCCGCCCGGCGCAGCGCTGCCGCCGCTCCGCGTCCAGTCGAGCCGCCGGGAAAGGAGGCGGCTCCGGAGGCCGCCGAGGGACCACGGGCAGCCGCGGAGGGCCCGAGCGGCGGCGCTCAGGTGAGCGCCGAGGAGGGCGGGGCGGGGGGTGCGGCGGCCGGCCGGTGCCTGACGCCGCTCTCCCCGCCGCCTCCGCAGGTCCGGCCCGGAGCGGCGGCCGCTCCGCTGTGGGCGCGCCCGCTGCTGCtgaaggtgctgctgtgggccgtgctgctggcactgttcGCCGAGCTGGAGCTCGGGCTGCCCTACTTCGTCCTCTCCCTGCTCTACTGGATGTACGCCGGCAcccgcggccccgccgagcGGCGGCCCGGCGAGCTCAGCGCCTACTCCGTCTTCAACCCCGGCTGCGCCGCCATCGCCGGGACGCTGACGGCCGAGCAGCTGGAGCGGGAGCTGCACTACCGGCCCGCCGCGGGCAGCTagcgccgggcccggcggggactgcgctgggctgggccgggattgccgccgcgccgggccggccccgccgccgccgccgccgcgccgagGAAGGGCCGGGGCTCGGGGGAATGAAATGGGGTTTGTTCCTATGCAGAAAAGCACCTGAGCCTTACTGCTGGCCCCGTGTCCCGCGGCGCCGGCCGGTCCCGAATAAAGCCGTAGCAAAGCCTGCGCTCTGGTCTCGTTTCCTGGGGCCGGGCAGCTGTTTCGGGGCCCCGAGAGGCATGGCCTTGTCACAGCTGCGGCTGCCAGCgtgtcacctgcagggcttCAGCTCCCGAGAGCTTTGCCACAGGTGACAGACACGAAGGCTGGCGTTTGACGACACCTGCCGTAGAAGggcttgctgctgctctcccctgcacCGGCTGGAAACCTCATGGTGAAGAAACGACGAGCAGCAATAGCCATATACCTAAAATAGGCTGCTGCTTTGGTTTGCAGTGGTGTCTTTCACCTAACACAAACATCAGATTATAATTCCCTTTTTGCTTCATATTACAGTTTTCGTAACTGTAAGCTGAAAAATACTTATTCTTGGCAGGTGTATTTGTATGATCCACTTCTGTTTTTAATATGTAGGTCATTGCATTGAGCCAGACCTGCTCAGCAAAGTGGTAGTCACCTCTGCTtaaagcatgggaaaaaaacatgGGTGTGGCATTTGAGAACATGTTTTAGTGTTCTAAAACATGTTCTATGGTGGTGCAGCTACATAgacagttggacttgatctttaaggtctttaCCAACCATAACAATTTTATGATTCATTAAGTCATCATTTTGAAGAGCAGCTGCTAGAACTTGTGTCTCTGAGGACAGAGTTAAGAAGAAAAGTCACCAATTGGTCTTTCAGTCCTGGTCCACTATGTCTTTTCTAATTTAACAGCTAAACACATTGTT
This window contains:
- the SAYSD1 gene encoding SAYSvFN domain-containing protein 1, whose amino-acid sequence is MAATVERRLAEFRAARRSAAAAPRPVEPPGKEAAPEAAEGPRAAAEGPSGGAQVRPGAAAAPLWARPLLLKVLLWAVLLALFAELELGLPYFVLSLLYWMYAGTRGPAERRPGELSAYSVFNPGCAAIAGTLTAEQLERELHYRPAAGRRRPVPNKAVAKPALWSRFLGPGSCFGAPRGMALSQLRLPACHLQGFSSRELCHR